The Quercus lobata isolate SW786 chromosome 9, ValleyOak3.0 Primary Assembly, whole genome shotgun sequence region TGGATATATCATTAGGTTTACCACCCCACATGAAGGACATTTTTGTAGGAAATGGGGCTGTGCATTTAGTGTTGGTTTCAACAATGATCTCACAACCAATATGATCATTGATCAACAATGATGACTATTTTCATCACAAGTTGTTGAGGAGACTTTTTTGAAATCAAGGGCTAAAAGAAAGGTCAAGGAAAGGGGCGGCaggtgatgaaaaaaaaaagtgaattcaAATCGGTATACAAAGTGAATGCCTTTAATGGTGTCTTACATccaacttggaaaaaaaaaattattggattttGACAAAAATTTCGTTGCTCCAAATTTTGGGGCTTCTTGATGCATTTGATTGACGGGAACCTAATTTGTAAATTcaaatcactatttttttttttttttttaagtataatcaTAAATGAGCCGAGTCAAAATAACTGTTCATTATATACTTATGGGTTTTGTATATATAATTCACCCTAATtaagtgaaaaatattatacacCAGttgtattgaataattttaagAGAACGGGAAGTGGGGCTCTTTTTATCATAATATATTATGTGCTTAAATCCAACTAATCGTAAGTTAGATAAGAGGGATACAATGAGCATTACGATGACAATTTAATACATCATAATATTAATTTGTGCAAAGAAATAGCATATTCGAATATGTGATTATTGATGGATTTTTAGATGACGTGGCACTTCGAGTTTGATTGCACTCCTCAACTCGACCTCGAAAGTGTCCAAGATTGAATTGAGGAGAGATTTACGCCGAGCTAACCTAGCCACCGACCTAAATGATTATTCTAAGAAAGAATCTTGAAAAAGTTAGGGACTTTGATATGTCTCCATCACACATCCAAAGCTTGTAATGCCAACAAGGTAAGTATGCACACATAAATAGTAGCTACTAGTTCATAAGAAGAGAGCAAAGACTTTACCCATGCTAACTTAAGCATTGAAGTGTTATTCGTCAGACCAAACCAATGATCCCTTGGTGTTAATTTTTGCTTATAACAAGTGTTTGTAGATCTTGTGAGATCAATTGTatcaacaattttatttatgaaaaaactgCTATTGTTATTGATCAATGATCACCAATAATGAAatatacttcttcttttttccttttttttaaatcaaaattgtGTTCACTTGATTGCTATATCAATGTCAATTTCTTGAAATTATGTTATATAAATCATGccttaaaatattattaaaccTACCCATGCATTTGGTTTGCCAAACAATCCACTAGTCTACAAACTGAACACTTAAAGAATAAGGGGATTGCTAGGTTCTTTTTGGTAGAAAAGGGGATTGCTAAGTTCTCTATACGTGATCTTGTTACATTCGATTTCATTCACTATTcacaaagaaggaaagaaaataatagaaaacaaaggaaaagtatccaaaaattacatttttttttatgctttaaaGACAAGGTAGTGAGAATATATagaaagaaaatcaattaaGTTTAGTAATTCCATCAACATATCATTCTCATTCTTTTCCAAACGGGCAAAAAATGGGTCTAGTTGCTCCAATCAATACATTGGCCTTGTTATGATAGTGATATATGATCAAAAATAGACACACGTTGCCATCACAATAGGTTTACTGCACTAAAATGGGTTTAGTTGCTCTGCTCCAATCAATACATTGGTCTTGTTATGATAGTGATATATGATCAAAAGTAGACACACGTTGCCATCACAATAGGTTTACTGCACTAAAATGGGTCTAGTTGCTCCAATCAATACATTAGCCTTGTTATGATAATGATATATGATCAAAAGTAGACACACATTGCCATCACAATAGGTTCACTACACTAAAACACTAAACTCAAGCCAAATCTTTTccaaacttttttgtttggaagaaaaaaaatttgtggaatCTAAAGgagttataatttattttcttaatttttttattgcacCTATTTCAAACCAAACTTCAAAAATAagattgttttactttttttttggctaagtaaAAGAATGTACAATCTTTCTTTATTCTACAGTGAAACAAACATATAATATAATGCATACTTGGCACATATATTCCCTGGTTTGTAATACtagttcttattttttctgaaaCCCTTTGTTAAAATCTTTGACAATAGATAATTGGACTTGGCGATCtacaattacaataaaaaaataaaaaaaaaacccctttaggcatgattttctttcctttatgTGTGTGCTTGTAtcttaaaaaaacacacacacaagctcTAACATCAATTATTATGATTTGGGGCTAATAGAAACATATTCAcgtgaacaaaaaaataaaacatctaGAAGAGATAACAATATTTAATGTAGTTCGACCAACTCTATGTCTATGTTCACGGGCAACgccaaaaaaaatcacacactATTAACGATATGAATCATAACGACATTaatcaacaataataaatttcaccAGCATAAACTCACAAACTCAATGCCTCAATACACTAACAACTCTCTTTGCActcacaaaacaaacaactcTCAACACACAACCACGGGTGATCTTTCAACCCCAAAAATCCACCATTCAATCTTAGAAGAAACTCACTTATGTTCTTCTATGAGTTTTTCTACTCTCCCTGTGCAGGAGAAACCCTCGGACAAAAACCACCAAACTTCAATAATGAATACTTTTCCTTTCATGAGAATTATCGTCTTCCAGTAAATTCTATTATGCTACCCTAAGAAAAAACATTTCATTCTACTTCAGACACTCTTTAATAgcctttcatttttattttaccccaaaaatgtaacatttttttttgttgttgatgataTTTTTCTAGATAATTCCAACTAGGCCAATCCCAATCCCAATCCCATTTGAGATAGAAAACAAACTGGAAACATCCTTTTCCAAACCACCCCGCAATAATGTGGAAGAAGAACTAGAAGTTGATACAGGCCCATAATAGTTTTGTACTTTAGTAACTACGTCATATACTTGTCCATTCCTTTCTAAAATAATTAGTACATTTGCTTTTAAACTCCTATATATGCACGAGTGTCCCTATAATAATGAGCTCAAGAAAAATTCACAGTTAACCAAAACTAGTGCCCAGTCAAAACGGTGGTGGATAACCATGAAAACTGGGGTGATGGGAGCCTTTTTAACAAGTTCTTAATACtggtcttctttttcttttgaaagctATCAAAGaaaaagcagagagagagagagagagagagagagagaagagagaaagagacaaagTAAAGTACAGCTTATAGAATCagagagatagatagatagatggATGGTTAGAAAGCAGGATCGAGAAATAAAGTTTGGGGTTTTCTCTACTTTCTCatcaagttctctctctctctcacagagcTTTCAAGAACGCCTTGaataaagcaaaaacaaacacagactctctctctcttctaaaCACTGAAAAGGCCCTGTCACacaaaaccctagccacgttctCTTCTGTTAACTTTATCCGAATTAAGCAGCTTGAGACGTAAAGTAAAGGAAAAATCAATCAGAGTCAAAGCATTATCTTCGCGCATGCAGATTGGCTCAGCGAGCCAGCATAGCATAGCAGCAGCAAAGCAATAGCAGTAGCAGAGAAAGCAGTACTGTGGACTCATTCATGTATATTCACATTCATGCTCAGTCCTCTCAGTTCTCAAACTTCAAAGCAAAACCTAAAACCCATACCCAATCCTTTATTACTCCACCAGTATCTAACATGTGAATGCCAgaccaaattcaattttgaacccaaaaaacacatacagtaagagagagagagagagagagagagagagacgaaaaaaaagcttgattttgacccaTTATAGTCATCCACCATTAAAGAATGACAGAGTACTAactcatgactttttttttccacacaaTGTGAATAGCTGAACCCagttcttcttcatcttttttttttttcttttttttataataaataaaaaaaaaaccccattatttaaatttcccgaaatagaaataaaatattaatttttttataaggaaaaaaaaaaccctaaacagCTAAACTAAAAAACGCTAACATTAAcattaacatgaaatttaaaCAAAGAAGTTAATCCAGGGTCACAAACCCCGAATtcttcaacaacaaaataaaagactTTCTAAAATTCACAGTacccagaaatttaaaaaaaaaaaaaaaaaaaaaaaaaaaacgctaaAATTAGtaaggtggtggtggtggtggtctaGCAGTTGGAGCCCAAATCACATCGGAAGGCAAGTGGCAACTATACATAGCCATATTCCCGCACGACTCTCCTCCTCCCTGAGGCGGCGCCGCCGGGTGTTGCCCACTATCTCCACCAGAAACCGCCGCGTGAGGCGGCGAGTTTCCATCGTCCCTTATATCTTCCAGCTCAGGCGGGAGGCGGTGGTACGTGGGGTTGTTGAACGAGGCAGCTACGACGTACACAGTTCCGGCGGCGATTAAAGCTCCGGCGACGATTCCTCCGACGATCTGGCCCTGCGGGCCGGCGAGGGAGATGGTGAACCCGTTTGGGATTGGAGGAAACGTCGCCGTTAGGAAGGTGGCGGAGACCGATAAGATGTCGAAGCGGCCGTGAAAAGTAACGGTGGCGCCCGGAGTGGTTGACGGCTGACGTAACGTGACGTTGGCAACGGTTCCAGAAGCCGTTAGGACGCAGAGGCCGGTGTTTTTGCGGCGACAGAACTTCGAGATCGCATCGACGACGTCGTTTCCGCCTGGGACTTCGAGAATGTACGGGCTCATGGCCGGTTCGGGCTCTCGGGTTATGATGACGGGCGGTTTGGGCTTGTTTTTGGAACCGGGCGGACGGCCTCTGGGTCGCCGAACCACTTCGATTGAAGCTCCATCAGCGTCGTGTTTGGGCTTTAGGGCCAGAGTTTGGGTCGGTGTGGGCCCACCGCCACTGCTTCGGCTCTCATCGTCTTCGgagtgttgttgttgttgttgctgttgttgatgatgatggtgatgatgatgctgTTGGGTTTGGGAGTCGGTGGGGACTTGGTGGAAAGGGTGAGAAAATGGGTTTTGGAGATGTGGAGAAGAAGGGTGGTGAAGTTTTGAGAACATGTTTGAAGTGTTTTCGTTTTTTGGTTCTACATATTCACCTTtcattgtttttgtgttttttttttttaaatatatggatATTTGTATTGGGTATGATTGGTTTAGGAAACTAGAggaataggattttttttttttttttttttttttttttgtgggttttgtaaattgtaataaaatatagAGAAGAAACTAGAAGGCTAGTTTGGACttggaaggagagagagagagagatagagagggaGAGGGGGGTTTTTGCCAAGACtttgagagagatagagagagatagGCAGAGCAAGAAGAAGGTAAGGtggtgtttggatttgtttataataaatggaggatgaggttgatttatgagtcagatagagagagagagagagagagagaggaggtgGGTGAGCTTTGAAACCAAGTAAAGACTAATAGCGCCGCTGGTTGGAGGTGAAGTAGGGTCCACACTCCATACATCACATAcaagattgagagagagagggagagagagagagacagagaaattGTCAATGAATAAGAAGAATTTGGGTAATGGTTAGCTCAACCTTACTTCTACATGgcctttcttttcatttcttcaaGTTTGAAAGAGAGGGACACATGGGAGGGAGAGATGAGAGGGTGAGTCTTTAATTAAGGCCCTTTCCGACCGAGTGGATTGACAATGACTTCTTTGATGTTATTTCTTTTGGGTTATGGGGGATGCCCTTAACTATTTCTACCCCTATCATCACTTTCatctatttttctcatttttttcccctcaatcactacttcaattttgaatttgaaattgaaaatgacacaacatttttcacatttccttatttttatgttGCGTTTGAAATAACATTGTTAATTTTCATTTAGATTTATCattgatataattttaattacatataaattacaataaattatattaaaattgtgaaaaaatattgtgtctgtaatattattgttttttgaatGATTGGCCCAACTCgtatatttcaattttcttttagcTCACTTACTTTGACGAGAAGGTTTCACATAATTCATGTGCCTAAATTGGGGTTTTAAGGAGGACTTTTTCCAAAGCCTtgatcaaaactcaaaagggtTCAAACCTTGTCATCATTTTGCTTAGGCAACACATTTTGATTTGTGCTTATAAAGTCAGAAAGATTGGTGTACTTTTCCCTATTTTGGACCAATAAAAATGTGTAAAGTTAATATCTATGTGGTCCCATACACATCTAATTAGCACACCATGGTGAATTTATAATGTATAATGAGTGTTTGGAAAGTATATTTGTGGTGCCCTACAAGTATAGGATCATTTCTAtttaaaatagatttattttaattctaaaaaaatatatatattcatttattatttcaaattaaatattataaatctagTAGTTCATTTAATGTTAcgccatttaaaattttaaataatgtgttttctatatattatgagatttaagaaataaaatcttaGACATGAATTAGTCTTTCTCTAATTTAAAATGGAGAGGATCGTGTTTcatcatataattaaaaagtaTTCATTATGCACGTTAGCCAATAAACCATATAGGAGTGGtgcattttttgttatttgtattacctacattttttataagcaaTATCTCTcaggaaaagaaaatgtaatttgaatacatttatacccaaaaagattaaaagaaagaagaaagagaaaaaagattaCTTGTTGATCTTATGTTCAAATTAATGGAAATTGAATTACCAAGTATTTATGACATGATTAATTGGATATAAAATGAACAGGACATgttaaaatttggaaatatgCCCAAAATTGGACGCGTGTCTAAATCCCATATATTGAAtcttatttttagctaaatgCATATACAGGAGATTTTAGATTTAAAGCAATGGACCTAATGGTGCCTTTACTTTGGAGTAAAACTTCAACATTTTGGATAGACCGAAAGAGTAAGGCTATCAAAAGCATGTGAAATTCTAAACCAATGTAGGGATAAACAATGATCAAATGGTCTGTGTAACAGTAATACTATTGTAACCTAGCATCTCTCACTCTTGAGATCTGTTGATGTTGAGGAATATGAGTAGAAATCGAAAGATAATGTGACTATGTCTATGAGGAGCgtattaaatattatatttaagaTGATACTTGCACCCATTCCAAAGAGATAGCTAGATTATGAAGAGTTCACCTTCAGGATATAATACAGCCACCAACTGCAAAACTACAATTATGAAATTTCTGTTTGAGGTAAATGAAATTGTGTATTTGCCATAATGATTCTTAACTCGAATTGGGACATTTCTAAACATCATGAATTTAGAGATTAACTCATAacctttcaaaaacaattacaaaaaataaaaaaagttatttttagttCATAAATCGATAAGTTATTTCTATATCATAAGATAACTTTTATGGGTTATGATCCAATATATCTCaacatatttcaataaaataaaatttcatgagTTATGGTCCAATATATCTCAACatatgttaataaaataaaaaggcacTATCGGACATCTTCATCACACATTGCAAGTGTCTGATCCCGAGTGCCGTCTACACCCTTTTTGTTGGCATGTTTTAAATCATATGTCCATAAATTCTCTCAAtttattggtttatttattaGTGTTTGTGTTACTTTAAATGGCTCATTTGGTACATGCacttaaataacagtttttagtttttaaacaacattatatgttttttacatactttttcactcacgtattttcaaaaaatacaaacaacgttactagaacaacattaccaaacgaaTCTATGcccactaaattttttttgaactttctaTAGGAAAAGTCTTAAAACAGAAATTCACTTCCTTTGTTCCGTATCACCatctacactttttttttttttttttttttttgtctctgtTGATGGAGAAGGAATGACCAACAAATGAAGCTTACCACACAAGGAACGATGATAATGGTAATAGAATGGTGCTACTGCTACTGAACAGTAACACCCGCTCattggttctttttctttttcttttttatacatGTACCTTCTATGAGAAACTTGTGCACACCAAAATAGATTAAGATCATGAATTGTTTTTAATGACTGAGATTGGGAGTTGAAAAatcaactttcaatctcaaccattaaataaataaataaatgtaaaaaagtaaaaatattaaaaatattaaaaattaaaaagtgagaatggtaaaaaaaaaaaattgcgagAAGGGAAGGGGATAATTGCACTTGGTAGTATTGCACTGGATCCTAATCTCACCAAACTAATGAAATTACCATAAGGTTCAAAAATCGGACAAATCGAACAGTGTAAGTAAtcgagcattttttttttttgttggttgaaGAGCATCTATTTTTTTAGACTCTTAGGTAGTTTTCCTTTAATCTCTTTTTACCCTTTCTACTTTTATGGTTGGATCAAGATTCTTCACGATAACATTTTGGTGGCATATATCATGTAAAAAGTGCTTCAAGCATGACAAGATTTTAGATATAGACTATGCATGGTTTTTCTTAGTAATGCTTTGCTCACAAGCATTGGATTGTTTTCTGCGTGGCTTGGGCTCAAAGCATAATTACCCTTTTTTGCAGCAAAATTGGAATATAGAACTTGGAAATAGGGTCACAAAGTGAAAACTTGCGCAAAATGGAAAGAGTATCATAAAAAAGAGAAAGCGTAAAAGAGTGTAACTGTAACATCAAACCCTTAAATTAAAGTAacgtagatatatatatatatatatatatatatatgaattgaaTTTATAGAATTCGTGCTAAAGAGTTTGATTTTACATAGTAGTGATGCCCCTCTTTAGAGAATAATTTGTATCTTAGATTCTTAATCCTTATCCTTCTGTCTTAATTTTTACAATCTACATAACAAGCAGAAGcttcttgaaaaaaatttaattaaaaaaaaaaaaacagtagaAACTTCAAAGTCATTTAGTCCAACATCATGTTTTATAGGAAAAAGTTACCATATTGTTTGTAAATGAAATCAAGTTTGAGAATTTTTCATTGGttaagtttatttttagtttaaaaaaatgtataattttttaaaccattaatTTATGAGTCTGAATTTGGTAAAGGCgtggtgtaaaactcatgttttacattatctaataagagattgtcacattaattttttacttaaaacttaaTACATTCtaccacacctaataacatctcaataaacttcCAATTTAGCTAGATTTTCAAATGGGTATTAAAATTTATTGGGTGtggttatatttattttttaatatgtaaaaaaatgatgtggcatgttgggATTGAAGGGTGTAAAACTTAAGTTTTACACCacatttttatagaattttaaactcttaatttatataaatgtaatttttttttttttttggatgcaaaactataaaacaaaacaactttacaaaataaacttttttataCACACAATAATAAATGGCTTAAGTTCTATATTAATTGCAAGTTGGTTTCCTCTAGTCATTGCATATTTGACACTTGACAAATCCATGTCAAAACAAGATAGCCACCTTCCAATTGTTGAATAACCTTTTTTGATAACAAACCCACCAATAGTTGAAAAATCTAGAGATTGGCTTCCATTCTTTAATACTGGTGTAGAACTGTATATCTTTTgcgtctttttttttctttttaatatctGAACAAATAATACTTTAATGACTGCTTTCTTGTCAATTATTCGAGGAGCTTGACTCAATTGATTTGTGACTCGTAATATTATATCTGGTTATTCTTACTTGATGTGAAATTCCATCACATTCATGACAAATTAACTTCAACGctaagagagatagagagaaagagctGCTCGATAAAAAATGCAGATGTctttaagtaaaaatataaaagatttcTGATCTCATAACTAGATCACAGAACctttgttcatcaaaaaaagaaagaaagatcacAGAACCTTTTaattatgtattatttttgcTAGTGGctgtgtcaatttttttttttcttcatagtgCCGGCTAAccttaaatttattaataatgttataaatgcaataaatcttaaataaaatGATGCAAATATCACTTTTAGTGGGATCACCTATTGATATCATTTTTAGCTGTGAAGTTGAAAAATGTgcttaattagaattttttgaTTATGTAATGCACAATCAAATATTCTTATCTCTAATCCTCTTAAATCATGCAAATTCGTTGGTGGGAGAATTGGGGAACTTCCTCCTTTTTAAAGAGTGCCCCAATTCCGCTCCCTTCTAACAACACTCTTATTATGTTTAGtttgaaggaaaaggaaaggaaagatcGTGAGAGTGCCCATCTCGCATCCATCCTACATGTACAAAGATAAGATAGGGTGCATTTATCTTAGGTTAAGTATAAGAAAGTATTAGACATGAATCGAATCCACTTCTGGAAACCGCTGTATTTGAAAAGATTGCGATGCTAAAGTAATTAATCCATAAATGactttttttgtgtgattttatCGTTGCTTAAgtcattttggaaaaaaaatataaaataattaagcaTAAGTAATTGATAGCactgttttttttaaaaagccacTATTAATGGTAAATTTAGCAGTCCCAGTTGAACTTTAATTTCTTCCGTAAATTTGTGCATGTTTTGGTTTCATAGGGCCCATGAGTTGCTTGATTGAGTACTCTTCGTTCTTCTTTTTGGGCCATGTCCTCTTCGTCCTTCAAAGGCATCAATTTGGTGACAATGAATTTCAATCCTCAGTTGGAAACTTGTAATAGAAGAAGCTGTTTTATTGCAGCCTTTTATTAAAGTGAcgctttgaaatttgaatgccTATATATTTCCcaactaattttataaagaaGTGAACCAACCT contains the following coding sequences:
- the LOC115960319 gene encoding AT-hook motif nuclear-localized protein 17-like, which encodes MKGEYVEPKNENTSNMFSKLHHPSSPHLQNPFSHPFHQVPTDSQTQQHHHHHHHQQQQQQQQHSEDDESRSSGGGPTPTQTLALKPKHDADGASIEVVRRPRGRPPGSKNKPKPPVIITREPEPAMSPYILEVPGGNDVVDAISKFCRRKNTGLCVLTASGTVANVTLRQPSTTPGATVTFHGRFDILSVSATFLTATFPPIPNGFTISLAGPQGQIVGGIVAGALIAAGTVYVVAASFNNPTYHRLPPELEDIRDDGNSPPHAAVSGGDSGQHPAAPPQGGGESCGNMAMYSCHLPSDVIWAPTARPPPPPPY